The segment GTTaaaatcaattcaatttttttgtttttaaattggctataatttattagttaaaaatttatataaaaaatatacaaaatttttctatgtgTACTTATGAAAGAATAAAAACACTTCTATAAACACATACATTAAACATCAAAACCAGCCACAGTTTTAAGTCGGCTGCATTAGTTAAACGTACTTCTTGGTATCAGTGTTGATTGcggaaaattgaaaataaataaaaataaacacatttagtGTTTTAGTAGTGTTATCGAGAGTACGACAATAAAGATGgtattgattttgaaaatagtttgGAATGTTATGGTGGATCATTTCAATAGTATCGGCAAAGGTAGGATTCAACTAAAAAGATATTAATTAGCAATTCcgattatattttcattttattttgatgtAATACATATACAGATCCACGCACAAATCATCTGCCTTTAACACAAAGCTATTCACAGCTTTTATTTATCGTTGGAGTATATGTattggtcgtgttaaaaattGGTCCAATGTTTATGAGCAAGCGAAAGCCGTATAATATTAAATCGATTATACAAGTTTACAATATTTTCCAGATCTtaatgaatttatatatttattatggtGTAAGTATGAGATGATTgtcttattttatatgtatacatatatttattattgtacaAATATTTCAAGTTGACGAAACATTTTGTATTCAGTCCAAACTACAGTTGGACATGTATGAAGTATGATAAAACGGACACAAGCCCTGATGTTCTGGGTTTagctaaatttatttatttatattatataaataaaatattggacTTCTTAGATACTGTaagtattttatgaataagataaagttcctaaataataaataattttttccccAGATATTTTTCGTTTTACGAAAAAAGTTTAATCAGATATCGTTTTTACATGTATATCATCATGCCATTATGGCATGGGGaggttttatttatatgaatagaTTTTTTGGTATGTATCTttactccaaaaaaaaaaaaataataataaaacaaccgaattaaatgtcaaatttattgtctaaattaattaaaatttaattggcaATTCGATTGTTGCAATGAAAAATGTAACTAACccttatatattttcaatagtgCTTTACTTAAAGTTATCATTAAGttgcttaattaatttaataatttaaaaaatagctttcattattattataaataattttattactacAGGATCACAATTTACAGTTGTCGGTCATGTGAACAGCTTAGTGCATGTGCTGATGTACACGTATTACTTCCTATCGGCACttgatataaaactaaatatggATTCTTGGAAACCTTATAtgacaaaaatacaaattatacaatttttttattttgccatCAAGTTTTTTGTAACTATTGTCAGGAACGGACAATGCGGCTTACCTTATGAGTGGTTGGGTACGCTGTTCATTCAGAATCTATTCATGACGGCCATGTTCTCGCATTTCTATTGGAAAAACTACATTGTAAAAGAAAGACAAAGGAAACTGAAGAATTAATCTTCCTCAAATAAAGAGCATTCATGTGTGAAATTAATAAACGTTAACTGTAACTATGTATATCTACC is part of the Lucilia cuprina isolate Lc7/37 chromosome 3, ASM2204524v1, whole genome shotgun sequence genome and harbors:
- the LOC111678937 gene encoding elongation of very long chain fatty acids protein 7-like, whose amino-acid sequence is MVLILKIVWNVMVDHFNSIGKDPRTNHLPLTQSYSQLLFIVGVYVLVVLKIGPMFMSKRKPYNIKSIIQVYNIFQILMNLYIYYGLTKHFVFSPNYSWTCMKYDKTDTSPDVLGLAKFIYLYYINKILDFLDTIFFVLRKKFNQISFLHVYHHAIMAWGGFIYMNRFFGSQFTVVGHVNSLVHVLMYTYYFLSALDIKLNMDSWKPYMTKIQIIQFFYFAIKFFVTIVRNGQCGLPYEWLGTLFIQNLFMTAMFSHFYWKNYIVKERQRKLKN